One region of Fervidobacterium sp. genomic DNA includes:
- a CDS encoding MFS transporter has product MIIIEKSNTRERTLKLSVIEGALYTIAFNATQGFVYSTLALYYDFDPVVLSIVAVLPSTSQMIQLFTPMVYRLVPSKKYAIFWTSLIARSVFVIIPLALIMNIKSHIIVVIPFIVFNILNNVVGNLWTSAMKNIVPEERRNTYFGFRNTVATFAGLSAWILYSLILQNMDRKIGLIVIYSVSSFVFILTAYFLYLHDIPDTRVIDYSITTVFQSLKNRKFLNFLIFVFIWNFAIQFAGPFFSYFEVSYLKVPYSYLGILNIINSLLSMLMYTFYGKLSSKIGDKNMIRYGITIALAIPLLYSLMTPRNYRFLLLLDVMIAALAWSAINLSYFTLLLKIIDEPSEIYISMHATIAGLASLIASYTGGKTLSLIKNFQFSVLSGYNVLFLIAFFLRIFTLYYFTKLDIGEKHKSMRFIEIAQVIITRRY; this is encoded by the coding sequence GTGATTATCATAGAAAAAAGTAACACCAGGGAACGTACTCTCAAGCTCTCTGTAATAGAAGGTGCACTTTACACAATAGCGTTTAATGCTACACAAGGATTCGTATATTCAACGTTAGCTCTTTATTATGATTTTGATCCTGTGGTGCTTTCTATTGTTGCTGTGCTTCCATCAACTTCACAAATGATTCAGCTTTTTACACCAATGGTTTATCGATTAGTACCATCCAAAAAGTACGCAATATTCTGGACCTCTTTAATTGCAAGATCTGTGTTTGTGATCATACCTTTGGCGTTGATTATGAACATCAAATCTCACATAATTGTTGTAATACCATTTATAGTTTTCAACATATTGAACAATGTTGTTGGAAATTTATGGACATCTGCAATGAAAAATATTGTACCGGAAGAAAGAAGAAACACTTACTTTGGCTTTCGAAACACGGTTGCCACCTTCGCAGGTTTAAGTGCTTGGATTTTGTATTCATTAATTTTGCAAAACATGGATAGAAAGATTGGTTTAATAGTGATCTACTCAGTTTCTTCATTTGTATTTATTCTTACCGCTTATTTTCTATATCTGCATGATATTCCAGATACAAGAGTCATTGACTACAGTATAACAACGGTTTTTCAATCTCTGAAAAATCGAAAGTTTTTGAATTTCCTTATCTTTGTATTCATTTGGAATTTCGCAATTCAGTTCGCTGGTCCATTTTTTAGCTATTTCGAAGTATCTTATCTTAAAGTTCCTTACTCGTATCTTGGTATTTTGAACATAATTAATTCCCTATTGTCAATGCTTATGTACACATTCTATGGCAAATTATCGTCAAAAATTGGTGATAAAAACATGATCAGATATGGTATAACCATCGCTCTTGCTATACCTTTGCTGTATTCTTTAATGACGCCGAGAAACTACAGATTTCTACTCCTATTAGATGTAATGATTGCAGCTTTAGCTTGGAGTGCAATAAATTTATCTTACTTCACTTTACTTTTAAAAATAATAGACGAACCCAGTGAAATATACATATCGATGCATGCAACGATAGCAGGATTGGCATCTTTAATAGCCTCTTACACGGGTGGAAAAACGCTAAGCTTGATAAAAAATTTTCAATTTTCAGTCCTCTCCGGTTACAACGTGTTATTTTTAATAGCATTTTTCTTGAGAATTTTTACACTCTACTATTTTACTAAGCTTGACATCGGAGAAAAACATAAGAGTATGAGATTCATAGAAATCGCTCAAGTTATCATAACAAGAAGATATTAG